Proteins encoded together in one Chaetodon auriga isolate fChaAug3 chromosome 20, fChaAug3.hap1, whole genome shotgun sequence window:
- the csnk1e gene encoding casein kinase I — protein sequence MELRVGNKYRLGRKIGSGSFGDIYLGSNIATGEEVAIKLECVKTKHPQLHIESKFYKMMQGGVGIPSIKWCGAEGDYNVMVMELLGPSLEDLFNFCSRKFSLKTVLLLADQMISRIEYIHSKNFIHRDVKPDNFLMGLGKKGNLVYIIDFGLAKKYRDARTHQHIPYRENKNLTGTARYASINTHLGIEQSRRDDLESLGYVLMYFNLGSLPWQGLKAATKRQKYERISEKKMSTPIEVLCKGYPSEFSTYLNLCRSLRFDDKPDYSYLRQLFRNLFHRQGFSYDYVFDWNMLKFGASRTTEDGERERREGKEGEERAGGGQRGAGGRALPPGPNPSAANRVRNEADAAPANPATRGVQQSGNRSPQAGRAERAERERKVAMRLHRGAPANVSSSDLTARLDQSRITASQVSVPFEHLAK from the exons ATGGAGTTGAGGGTGGGGAACAAGTACCGCCTGGGGAGGAAGATAGGGAGCGGATCCTTTGGAGATATTTACCTCG GTTCTAACATCGCTACAGGAGAGGAAGTAGCCATCAAACTGGAATGTGTGAAGACCAAACATCCACAGCTTCACATTGAGAGCAAATTCTACAAGATGATGCAGGGCGGAG TGGGAATCCCGTCTATTAAGTGGTGTGGTGCAGAGGGCGACTACAATGTTATGGTAATGGAGCTGCTGGGCCCCAGTCTGGAGGACCTGTTCAACTTCTGCTCCCGCAAGTTCAGCCTGAAAACAGTCCTGCTGCTGGCGGACCAGATG ATTAGCAGGATTGAATACATCCACTCCAAGAACTTCATCCACAGAGACGTGAAGCCTGACAACTTCCTGATGGGGCTCGGCAAGAAGGGCAACCTGGTCTACATCATAGACTTTGGCCTGGCCAAGAAATACCGTGACGCCCGAACGCACCAGCACATCCCCTACCGCGAGAATAAGAACCTCACAGGCACCGCCCGCTACGCCTCCATCAACACCCATCTGGGCATCG AGCAGTCGAGGCGAGACGACCTGGAGTCTCTGGGCTACGTTCTCATGTACTTCAACCTGGGCTCTCTGCCCTGGCAGGGGCTCAAGGCTGCCACCAAGAGGCAGAAGTATGAACGCATCAGTGAGAAGAAAATGTCCACCCCCATTGAGGTGCTCTGCAAGGGTTACCCCT CTGAGTTCTCCACTTATCTGAATTTGTGTCGCTCGCTGCGGTTCGATGACAAGCCGGACTACTCGTATCTGAGGCAGCTCTTCAGGAACCTTTTCCACCGACAGGGCTTCTCCTATGACTACGTCTTTGACTGGAACATGCTGAAGTTT GGGGCCAGCAGGACCaccgaggatggagagagggagaggagggagggaaaagagggtGAGGAGCGGGCAGGAGGAGGCCAAAGAGGAGCCGGAGGCCGAGCTTTGCCGCCTGGTCCGAACCCTTCAGCAGCCAACAGAGTGAGGAACGAGGCAGATGCTGCTCCGGCGAACCCGGCCACGCGTGGGGTCCAGCAGTCAG GTAACCGCTCTCCTCAGGCGGGGAGAGCAGAGCGAGCCGAGCGAGAGAGGAAGGTGGCCATGAGGCTTCATCGCGGGGCCCCCGCCAACGTCTCCTCCTCCGACCTCACTGCACGCCTCGACCAATCACGCATCACTGCATCACAG GTCAGTGTGCCGTTTGAACATCTGGCAAAGTGA